The genomic stretch GCAAAGCGGCGACGGCGAAATGAGCCATTCCGGCAACGGGACTAGAATCATAATTCATGCCGAATACGGCTCAGGGAATATAAAAATAATTCTCTACTGACGGGGATACTATGAAATCGTTCCGCAAGGAATTATGGTTCGACACCGGCGAACGCATGGAACTCATCAATATCACGCCCGACGTCGAATCCGCGCTCGTGGAGAGCGGGATACGCGAGGGGTTTTGTCTTGTCAACGCGATGCATATTACCGCGAGCGTATTTATCAACGACGACGAATCGGGTCTGCACGCCGACTATAAGGATTGGCTCGAACAACTCGCCCCGCACACGCCCATATCGCGGTACCGCCATAACCGGACGGGCGAGGATAACGGCGACGCGCACCTGAAACGCCAGATCATGGGGCGCGAGGTGGTGATCGCGGTGACAGAGGGGCGTCTCGACTTCGGGCCGTGGGAACAGGTATTCTACGGGGAGTTCGACGGGCGCCGCCGGAAACGGGCGCTGGTCAAGATTATCGGGGAATAGGTGACGCATATGGAAACATTCTACGGCGGACGCCTGATTGTCAAGACGGGCGATATCACCCGCGAGGAGACAGACGCGATAGTGAACGCAGCCAATTCTTCGCTCTTGGGCGGCGGA from Brevinematales bacterium encodes the following:
- a CDS encoding YjbQ family protein, whose product is MKSFRKELWFDTGERMELINITPDVESALVESGIREGFCLVNAMHITASVFINDDESGLHADYKDWLEQLAPHTPISRYRHNRTGEDNGDAHLKRQIMGREVVIAVTEGRLDFGPWEQVFYGEFDGRRRKRALVKIIGE